From one Paenibacillus sp. FSL K6-1330 genomic stretch:
- a CDS encoding MbtH family protein — protein MTNPFEQVDGKFLVLVNHEGQYSLWPDFAAVPNGWTPAFGLSTREECVAFINENWVDLRQRSLYANTGPSVSRT, from the coding sequence ATGACCAATCCTTTTGAGCAAGTCGACGGCAAGTTTCTTGTACTGGTGAACCATGAGGGGCAATATTCGCTCTGGCCGGATTTCGCGGCTGTTCCGAACGGCTGGACACCGGCTTTTGGACTGAGCACGCGGGAGGAATGCGTGGCCTTTATCAACGAGAACTGGGTTGATCTGCGGCAACGAAGCTTGTATGCTAACACCGGGCCGTCAGTCAGCAGAACATAG
- a CDS encoding amino acid adenylation domain-containing protein, giving the protein MLEREKERWSLSGAQLGIWYAQQLDPVNPIFNTAECIEIRGPIDPVLFERALRQVVVEADALHVRFGEDVDGPWQSIDPSPDWVLHVLDVSGEKDPHHAAQSWMEHDLAQAVDLSRGPLFTEALFKIAADRYYWYQRIHHIVIDGFGVSLLLQKVSQVYTELAGGVSSGIGAFGRFRTILEEDTSYRMSQQLNSDREFWLRRFVDEPEVVSLGGQAQRSARSFLRRSVQLPESSIHRLQEVAQASGTSWPDVIAAAMALYIHRITGAEDVVLGLPVMGRLGSASIRIPGMVMNVLPLRAHIRPDMSLINLLQQVAREVREIKRHQRYRHQDIRRDLKLLADNRRLFGPLVNVMPFASELNFGGFGGSVRNLASGPVDDLTLNVYGSLDSSDGNGLRVEMDANPLIYTLEELESHLQRYLYLLDNLAEAEPAHSVGSVAFILPEERDKVLFQWNDTARPLPQLSIPELFEEQVTRTPQAEAVVCEGLTLRYEELNRRANRLARLLIAREVGPERIVALSLPRSADMIVAILAVHKAGAAYLPLDPDYPDERIAYMLEDAKPACLIITQELAGNFAAVMKDKDVIVLDAPATHKQLEQQAFHDPVDADRIRPLLPLHPSYVIYTSGSTGRPKGVLLTFEGLANLLSDMRERLEIGERDRWLSVTTMSFDISVMEVLLPLASGSTLDIVMRDTILDATALIGRIRETGTTVMQATPTLWQSIVACRPEKFERLKVITGGEALPVGLKLALQDLNCEVNNQYGPTETTIYSTAAKLDHERDKPSIGGPVWNTRLYVLDSSLSPVPPGVTGELYIAGSGLGRGYLGRPDLTAERFVADPFGPSGSRMYRTGDLARWLENGWIDYLGRADHQIKLRGFRIETGEIESVLVAYHQVEQACVIIREDRAGDRRLVAYIVPSPSASSLINMAELRDYAAEKLAEYMVPSVIVAIDALPLTPNKKVDRKALPAPDHPLTVGRMPRTPQEEMLCTIFAEVLGLPRVTIDDDFFALGGHSLLAGRVMVRVREAFGVELSMGSLFEAATVASLVKRLDYAQAARQAVRPVMRTEHLPLSFAQQRLWFLYRLEGPSPTYNIPLVARLSGELDVDALRMALGDVTARHESLRTVYPDQEGTSYQHILDAEEARPELMVTEISQSELPDRLAEAVRHPFELATETSLRVKLFKLDNKEYVLLLLLHHIAGDGWSLTPLSRDLSDAYTARRLGSEPEWSPLPVQYADYAVWQEKLLGSSGDKSSLIARQLDYWTEALFDLPEQLELPTDYSRPAVASYQGGSVSFPISRELHRQLNALAQSNRATLFMVFQSAMAALFTKLGAGTDIPIGSPVSGRNDDSLDQLIGFFINTLVFRVDTSDDPPFDELLQRVRERSLAAFEHQDVPFERLVETLNPPRSRARHPLFQVMLVLQNTPETLLELPGVSSKLQLQSVGTAKFDLTFELTERRDMNGEPDGVDGLIEFSTDLFERRTAEAMAERYVRVLESAAIEPSKTISELDILTVHEREEIRRQWSAPLPVTKQATLPQQFEEQVSRSPQSVAIVHDGLSLSYEELNERANRLAHWLIAAGVGTDQIVALALPRSMDMVIGILAVLKAGAAYLPLDPEYPEERLAYMMENACPVCLITSVHVLDRLPGSANIRCIVIDESEQALRLQCYSKENPSDHERHRPLTPQNAAYIIYTSGSTGKPKGVLVPHQNVIRLFDSTANWFQFDETDVWTLFHSYAFDFSVWELWGPLLYGGRLVVVPHTISRSPDDMLNLLVREGVTVLNQTPSAFYPLIQADREQAEMGQKLSLRYVVFGGEALELGRLADWYERYADDAPRLINMYGITETTVHVSYMELNRNLALPGAGSMIGEAIPDLRVYVLDAKLRPVPYGVTGEMYVAGAGLARGYWGRPDLTADRFVADPYGPPGTRMYRTGDLAKRQADGSLDYLGRSDHQVKIRGFRIELGEIESVLIRHEALAQAAVIVREDQPGDRRIAAYVVSKPSCELSSGAELRRYAASMLPDYMVPGAFVFMDKLPLTPNGKLDRKALPAPDMAFDADGRHPRTPQEEVLCELFAEILGVKRVGIDDGFFELGGHSLLAVRLISRVREALGKELSIAALFESPTVAGLVDKLEMGGGTSALQVVLPLRAHGRQIPLFCVHPAGGLSWCYAGLMKHLGMDYPIYGLQARGIAQVEELPKSLEEMTTDYIDHIRSLQPRGPYRLLGWSLGGNVAQSIAVQLQEAGEDIELLAILDAYPSHYLPIKENPDEDEALTALLALGGFDKESIEEGLGDTPLTIATALELLRNESSALASLEEETMMNLKATYENSVRLLKAFVPKKFEGDIIFFHSTIIPDWFEPIEPEMWSPYVGGRIERHDIACRHKDLCQPGPLDYIGKCILSKLEAAVPRGQTTLERRELIHDQSF; this is encoded by the coding sequence ATGCTTGAGCGGGAGAAGGAGCGCTGGTCTCTGTCCGGAGCGCAGCTGGGGATTTGGTACGCCCAGCAGCTTGACCCGGTCAATCCGATATTCAACACGGCGGAATGCATTGAAATACGAGGACCTATAGACCCGGTTCTGTTCGAGAGGGCCTTACGTCAAGTGGTCGTGGAGGCGGATGCATTGCATGTTCGCTTCGGCGAAGATGTGGACGGGCCTTGGCAGTCGATCGATCCATCTCCGGACTGGGTCCTCCATGTGCTGGATGTCAGCGGGGAGAAGGATCCCCATCATGCTGCCCAAAGCTGGATGGAACATGATCTTGCCCAAGCGGTCGATCTGAGCCGAGGGCCTTTGTTTACGGAGGCGCTGTTCAAGATCGCTGCCGATCGCTACTATTGGTACCAACGCATTCATCATATCGTAATCGATGGGTTCGGCGTATCGCTTCTGCTGCAAAAAGTTTCCCAAGTCTACACGGAATTGGCGGGCGGAGTATCTTCCGGCATAGGAGCGTTCGGCAGGTTTCGTACGATCCTGGAAGAAGATACGTCATACCGCATGTCGCAGCAGCTCAACTCGGATCGTGAATTCTGGCTACGGCGCTTTGTCGATGAGCCGGAGGTCGTCAGCTTAGGCGGTCAGGCACAGCGTTCGGCACGCAGCTTCCTGCGCCGATCGGTGCAGCTTCCCGAATCTTCGATCCATCGCTTACAGGAGGTTGCACAAGCATCAGGGACAAGCTGGCCGGATGTAATTGCGGCTGCAATGGCCTTATATATACACCGTATAACAGGCGCTGAGGATGTTGTGCTTGGATTGCCGGTGATGGGTCGCCTAGGTTCGGCTTCCATCCGTATACCAGGGATGGTCATGAATGTGCTGCCGCTCCGGGCGCACATAAGGCCCGATATGAGTCTGATCAACCTGCTGCAGCAGGTCGCACGGGAGGTTCGCGAGATCAAGCGGCATCAGCGCTACAGGCATCAGGACATCCGGCGCGATCTCAAGCTGCTCGCCGATAACCGCAGGTTATTTGGACCACTCGTGAATGTGATGCCCTTTGCTTCGGAATTGAACTTTGGTGGTTTCGGCGGCAGCGTTCGTAACCTGGCTTCCGGACCGGTGGATGACTTGACCTTGAACGTATATGGAAGTTTGGATAGTTCGGATGGGAACGGGCTGAGAGTCGAAATGGACGCCAATCCCTTAATCTATACCCTGGAGGAGTTAGAGTCCCATTTACAACGCTATTTGTATTTGCTGGACAACTTGGCCGAAGCGGAGCCGGCCCATTCTGTAGGAAGTGTGGCCTTTATCTTGCCGGAAGAACGCGACAAGGTGCTTTTTCAATGGAATGATACGGCTCGTCCCTTACCACAGTTAAGCATACCGGAATTATTCGAGGAGCAGGTGACACGTACCCCACAGGCGGAGGCGGTGGTATGCGAAGGGTTAACCCTTCGTTACGAGGAGCTAAACAGGCGAGCGAACCGCCTGGCTCGCTTACTTATTGCCCGTGAAGTAGGTCCTGAACGAATCGTTGCCCTTTCCCTGCCCCGTTCGGCGGACATGATTGTTGCGATCCTGGCCGTGCATAAGGCTGGAGCGGCTTACTTACCGTTAGATCCGGATTATCCGGATGAACGGATCGCCTATATGCTTGAAGATGCGAAGCCGGCGTGTTTGATCATAACACAGGAGCTGGCTGGAAATTTCGCAGCTGTCATGAAAGACAAAGACGTGATTGTGCTGGATGCGCCGGCTACCCACAAGCAATTGGAGCAGCAGGCGTTTCATGATCCTGTCGATGCTGATCGCATACGGCCGCTGCTGCCGCTTCACCCGTCCTATGTTATCTATACGTCCGGATCCACAGGACGGCCCAAGGGCGTCCTGCTCACGTTCGAAGGACTTGCCAATCTGCTATCGGATATGCGCGAGCGATTGGAGATTGGGGAGCGGGATCGCTGGCTGTCGGTTACCACGATGTCATTCGACATCTCGGTCATGGAGGTGCTGCTGCCGCTAGCATCCGGTTCGACGCTCGACATCGTGATGCGGGATACCATTCTCGATGCGACGGCGCTCATAGGCAGAATTCGGGAAACCGGGACGACCGTCATGCAGGCGACCCCGACGTTATGGCAGTCCATTGTCGCTTGCCGTCCAGAAAAGTTTGAGCGTCTGAAAGTCATCACAGGGGGGGAGGCGCTGCCTGTCGGTCTTAAGCTTGCGCTGCAAGATCTAAACTGTGAAGTGAATAATCAATATGGACCGACGGAGACAACGATTTATTCGACGGCGGCGAAGCTCGATCATGAACGGGACAAGCCATCCATTGGGGGACCGGTGTGGAATACGAGACTGTATGTGCTCGATTCTTCACTCTCGCCGGTTCCGCCAGGCGTAACAGGTGAGCTGTATATTGCAGGTTCGGGGCTTGGCCGGGGGTATCTGGGAAGACCCGACTTGACGGCGGAACGATTTGTAGCGGATCCCTTTGGTCCGTCCGGATCCCGGATGTACCGAACAGGCGACCTTGCCCGCTGGCTGGAGAATGGTTGGATTGATTATTTGGGGCGTGCCGATCATCAGATCAAGCTGCGCGGCTTCCGTATCGAGACGGGAGAGATTGAGTCCGTGCTTGTGGCTTATCACCAGGTGGAGCAGGCCTGTGTCATCATCCGTGAGGATCGGGCCGGTGATCGACGCCTCGTTGCTTATATCGTACCGTCTCCATCTGCTTCAAGCCTCATCAATATGGCAGAGTTACGGGATTATGCCGCAGAGAAACTGGCCGAGTACATGGTGCCGTCTGTTATCGTGGCAATCGACGCGCTGCCGTTAACGCCGAACAAAAAGGTGGATCGCAAGGCGCTGCCTGCGCCGGATCATCCGTTGACAGTCGGCCGTATGCCGCGGACACCCCAGGAAGAAATGCTCTGCACGATTTTTGCCGAGGTGCTCGGGTTACCGCGGGTTACCATTGATGATGATTTCTTCGCCCTCGGCGGCCATTCCCTGCTTGCCGGCAGGGTGATGGTACGTGTCAGGGAGGCCTTTGGCGTGGAGCTTAGCATGGGAAGTCTGTTTGAAGCAGCGACGGTCGCGAGTCTCGTCAAGCGGCTTGATTATGCGCAAGCGGCCAGACAGGCTGTGCGTCCCGTGATGCGGACCGAGCATCTGCCGTTATCTTTTGCCCAGCAGCGGTTATGGTTTTTATACCGTCTGGAGGGTCCGAGTCCGACCTATAATATTCCGCTTGTAGCTCGCTTGTCAGGTGAGCTTGATGTGGACGCATTGCGAATGGCGCTGGGGGATGTGACGGCTCGTCATGAATCGCTGCGCACGGTTTACCCGGATCAAGAGGGGACTTCCTATCAACACATCCTGGACGCCGAGGAGGCACGACCGGAACTGATGGTGACCGAAATCAGCCAGTCGGAGCTGCCTGATCGATTGGCCGAAGCCGTCAGGCACCCATTCGAGCTTGCCACCGAAACCTCGCTGCGGGTAAAGTTGTTCAAGCTGGATAACAAAGAGTATGTTCTGCTGTTGCTGCTGCATCATATAGCGGGAGACGGCTGGTCGCTTACTCCCCTGTCACGAGATCTATCAGACGCCTATACCGCACGGCGCCTGGGGAGTGAACCGGAATGGTCTCCGTTACCGGTCCAATATGCAGATTATGCAGTTTGGCAGGAGAAGCTTCTTGGCAGCTCGGGCGATAAGAGCAGTTTGATCGCCCGTCAGCTGGACTATTGGACCGAGGCACTTTTCGATTTACCGGAGCAATTGGAGCTGCCCACCGATTATTCGAGGCCAGCTGTCGCCAGCTATCAGGGCGGAAGCGTGTCGTTTCCGATTTCGCGTGAACTGCATCGGCAGTTGAATGCGCTCGCGCAGAGCAATCGAGCGACTTTATTTATGGTGTTTCAGTCTGCAATGGCTGCGCTGTTTACGAAGCTGGGTGCAGGTACGGACATTCCGATCGGCAGTCCGGTCTCGGGCCGGAACGACGACAGTCTGGATCAATTGATTGGTTTCTTCATCAATACGCTTGTGTTTCGTGTAGACACGTCGGATGACCCTCCATTCGACGAGCTGCTGCAACGGGTACGGGAGAGGAGCCTGGCCGCCTTCGAGCACCAAGATGTGCCGTTCGAGCGGCTTGTCGAGACATTGAACCCGCCGCGTTCCCGGGCGAGACATCCGCTTTTCCAAGTGATGCTCGTGCTGCAAAATACGCCGGAAACTTTGCTTGAGCTGCCGGGAGTCAGCTCAAAGCTGCAGCTGCAAAGCGTAGGTACGGCGAAGTTTGACCTAACCTTTGAGCTGACAGAGCGGCGGGATATGAACGGCGAACCTGACGGAGTGGACGGTTTAATCGAATTCAGTACAGATTTGTTCGAGCGCAGAACGGCAGAAGCGATGGCGGAGCGATATGTGCGCGTGTTGGAGAGTGCTGCCATTGAACCAAGTAAAACCATCAGTGAACTTGATATATTAACCGTTCATGAGCGTGAGGAAATCCGTCGACAGTGGAGTGCTCCGCTGCCTGTCACTAAGCAGGCAACCTTGCCCCAGCAGTTTGAGGAGCAGGTCAGCCGCTCGCCTCAATCGGTCGCGATTGTCCATGATGGATTGTCTCTGAGTTATGAGGAGCTGAATGAGCGTGCTAATCGGCTTGCTCACTGGTTGATTGCAGCAGGCGTCGGTACGGATCAGATCGTAGCACTCGCCTTGCCGCGTTCGATGGACATGGTTATCGGCATATTGGCTGTACTTAAGGCGGGGGCCGCTTACCTGCCGCTGGATCCGGAGTACCCGGAGGAACGACTGGCTTACATGATGGAGAACGCTTGTCCGGTATGTCTCATTACGAGTGTTCATGTGCTGGATCGGCTGCCGGGATCAGCAAACATCAGATGCATTGTGATCGATGAGTCCGAGCAAGCTTTACGGTTGCAGTGTTATTCTAAAGAAAATCCAAGCGACCATGAGCGTCACAGGCCGCTTACGCCGCAGAATGCTGCGTATATCATTTATACCTCCGGGTCTACCGGCAAACCGAAGGGCGTGCTTGTACCGCACCAGAATGTCATCCGGTTGTTTGATTCTACCGCGAATTGGTTTCAATTTGATGAGACCGATGTATGGACATTATTCCACTCGTATGCCTTTGATTTCTCGGTATGGGAATTATGGGGACCGCTCTTGTACGGTGGCCGACTCGTCGTTGTTCCGCATACGATCAGCAGATCGCCGGACGACATGTTGAACTTGTTGGTCCGGGAAGGCGTGACGGTGCTGAATCAGACGCCTTCGGCGTTCTATCCGTTGATTCAGGCGGATCGAGAGCAGGCGGAGATGGGGCAGAAACTGTCGCTCAGGTACGTTGTATTTGGCGGTGAAGCCTTGGAGCTCGGACGGCTTGCGGATTGGTATGAGCGTTATGCCGACGATGCCCCGCGCCTGATCAACATGTACGGCATTACGGAAACAACCGTGCATGTCAGCTATATGGAATTGAACCGGAACCTTGCGCTGCCGGGAGCCGGCAGCATGATCGGAGAAGCCATACCGGATCTCAGAGTATATGTCCTGGATGCCAAGCTTCGGCCCGTTCCGTATGGCGTAACCGGAGAGATGTATGTCGCCGGCGCAGGACTTGCGCGGGGGTATTGGGGACGACCCGACCTGACGGCGGACCGGTTTGTGGCAGATCCGTATGGTCCGCCTGGGACAAGAATGTACCGAACCGGCGATTTGGCGAAGCGGCAGGCTGACGGTTCGCTGGATTATTTGGGACGGTCCGATCATCAGGTGAAAATACGGGGTTTCCGGATCGAGCTTGGTGAAATCGAATCGGTCCTCATTCGCCATGAGGCACTCGCGCAGGCGGCTGTCATTGTGCGTGAGGACCAGCCAGGAGATCGGCGGATTGCGGCTTATGTTGTGAGCAAGCCCAGTTGTGAGCTGTCTTCAGGTGCAGAGTTGCGCCGTTATGCCGCCTCGATGCTTCCTGATTACATGGTTCCCGGGGCGTTCGTATTTATGGACAAGCTGCCGCTTACGCCTAACGGAAAGCTCGATCGCAAAGCGCTGCCGGCTCCCGATATGGCATTCGATGCAGATGGACGCCATCCACGAACCCCGCAGGAAGAAGTGTTATGCGAGTTGTTTGCCGAGATATTGGGAGTCAAACGGGTGGGTATCGATGACGGCTTCTTCGAGCTCGGCGGCCATTCGTTATTGGCTGTCCGGCTTATCAGCCGGGTTCGCGAAGCGCTTGGAAAAGAGTTAAGCATAGCGGCTTTATTCGAGTCCCCTACGGTAGCGGGCCTTGTCGACAAGCTTGAGATGGGTGGCGGTACCAGTGCGCTGCAGGTTGTGCTTCCGCTTCGGGCGCATGGAAGGCAAATCCCGCTGTTCTGCGTGCATCCGGCTGGAGGACTAAGCTGGTGCTATGCCGGCTTGATGAAGCATCTCGGCATGGATTATCCGATTTACGGCTTACAGGCGAGGGGGATAGCGCAAGTAGAGGAGCTGCCGAAATCACTGGAAGAGATGACGACAGACTATATCGACCACATACGTTCCCTTCAACCAAGAGGGCCATACCGGCTGCTCGGATGGTCTCTGGGCGGCAATGTCGCTCAGTCGATTGCGGTACAGCTGCAGGAGGCGGGTGAAGACATTGAATTGCTAGCCATACTGGATGCTTACCCAAGTCATTATTTGCCGATCAAGGAAAACCCCGACGAAGATGAGGCTTTGACCGCGCTGCTGGCGCTTGGCGGCTTTGACAAGGAGAGCATTGAAGAGGGGCTTGGAGACACACCGCTAACCATAGCGACAGCGCTGGAATTGCTGCGTAATGAGAGCAGTGCGCTGGCGTCCCTGGAGGAAGAGACGATGATGAATCTGAAGGCGACTTATGAGAACTCGGTTCGGCTGTTGAAGGCGTTCGTTCCGAAGAAGTTTGAAGGGGATATAATATTCTTCCACTCGACCATCATCCCCGATTGGTTCGAGCCCATCGAACCGGAGATGTGGAGCCCTTATGTTGGAGGGCGAATTGAACGGCATGATATCGCATGCCGACATAAGGATCTATGCCAGCCAGGTCCTCTGGACTATATCGGCAAGTGTATTCTAAGCAAGCTGGAGGCAGCTGTACCCCGAGGGCAGACCACATTGGAGAGGAGGGAACTTATCCATGACCAATCCTTTTGA
- a CDS encoding isochorismatase family protein — MALPKILPYPMPGEADLPKNKVAWTADHSRAVLLIHDMQQYFIDAFTPDQSPVVELIAHIQKLRSCCAELGIPVIYSAQPGGQAPEQRGLLQDFWGSGINDGPYQKRFVDEVAPTEQDLLLTKWRYSAFQKTNLHEMMREQGRDQLMICGIYAHIGCLLTATEAFMKDIQPFFIADALADFSEEKHRLALTYAAERCAVTLTTERLVASLTQGQHTVSEHSVAPSGEGESSADALPLLTLQTLRENVADLLQEQSSNIGEDDHLIEYWGLDSIRIMSLAERLRRGGIDISFVELAERPTLAGWWELLSDKLCLSRPNYDYYTV; from the coding sequence ATGGCACTTCCTAAGATTTTACCTTATCCCATGCCTGGGGAGGCGGATCTGCCCAAGAATAAGGTGGCATGGACGGCAGATCACAGCCGAGCCGTGCTGCTCATCCACGATATGCAGCAATATTTCATCGACGCGTTCACTCCGGATCAATCGCCTGTCGTTGAGCTGATCGCCCATATTCAGAAGCTTCGCTCTTGTTGTGCTGAGCTTGGCATTCCCGTGATCTATTCGGCACAACCTGGCGGACAAGCACCGGAGCAGCGTGGTCTGCTGCAGGATTTCTGGGGGTCGGGCATCAATGACGGTCCTTACCAGAAGAGATTCGTGGATGAGGTGGCGCCAACAGAGCAGGATCTGCTGTTAACCAAATGGAGATACAGCGCCTTTCAGAAAACCAATTTGCATGAAATGATGCGCGAGCAAGGCCGCGACCAGCTGATGATCTGCGGGATTTACGCCCATATCGGTTGTTTGCTGACCGCAACCGAAGCTTTTATGAAAGACATCCAGCCATTCTTCATTGCGGATGCCCTTGCCGATTTCTCGGAAGAGAAGCATCGTCTGGCACTGACTTATGCTGCCGAACGCTGCGCTGTTACGCTGACCACGGAACGTTTGGTTGCTTCGTTAACCCAAGGGCAGCATACGGTCTCGGAGCATTCTGTAGCTCCAAGCGGAGAGGGGGAGAGTTCTGCGGACGCACTACCGCTGTTGACGCTGCAAACGTTGCGAGAGAACGTAGCAGATTTACTGCAGGAGCAGTCGTCTAATATTGGCGAAGATGACCATCTGATTGAGTACTGGGGGCTGGATTCCATTCGGATCATGAGTTTGGCCGAGCGTTTGCGGCGTGGAGGCATCGATATCAGCTTTGTGGAATTGGCCGAGCGGCCTACACTGGCGGGTTGGTGGGAATTGTTGTCGGATAAGCTGTGCTTGTCGCGGCCTAATTATGATTACTATACGGTGTAA
- a CDS encoding (2,3-dihydroxybenzoyl)adenylate synthase — protein sequence MSELAGCKAWPEEFAARYREEGCWQGETFGALLRKRAAAHGERTAIVSGDQRTSYAELDNRVDRLAAGFLKLGIKAQERVIVQLPNIAPFFDTIFALFRIGAIPVFALPVHRRSEIVYLCGFSEAAAYIIPDQDSGYDYRDLAAQVQISVPSLRNVIVAGDPGSGSFLSLDDLYLNDLGSPSSELDEEGPDPGDVAFLQLSGGTTGLPKLIPRTHDDYIYSLRMSAEICSLDKDSVYLAVLPAAHNFPLSSPGVLGTLYAGGRVVLARSASPEVAFPLIASEAVTITAVVPPLALIWLEAAQSRSDDLSHLQVLQVGGAKFSAEAAKRVKMVLGCTLQQVYGMAEGLVNYTRLDDPEEITVHTQGRPMSPYDEVRLVDEDDVEVAPGEVGELLTRGPYTIRGYYKADKFNEKAFTTDGFYRTGDLASMTPSGYLVIEGRSKDQINRGGDKIAAEEVENHLLAHPSVHDAAVVAMPDEYLGERTCAFVIVHDAAVSGNELKAFLRNRGLAAYKIPDRVEFMDSFPHTGVGKVSKKSLRELAIQTS from the coding sequence ATGTCGGAATTGGCAGGTTGCAAGGCTTGGCCGGAGGAGTTTGCAGCCCGTTATCGGGAGGAAGGATGCTGGCAGGGCGAAACGTTTGGAGCGCTGCTGCGGAAGCGTGCGGCAGCGCATGGGGAGCGAACTGCGATCGTGAGTGGCGATCAGCGTACAAGTTATGCTGAGCTGGACAACCGGGTGGACCGCCTAGCAGCGGGATTTCTTAAACTCGGGATTAAAGCGCAGGAACGGGTTATCGTTCAGCTGCCGAATATCGCGCCATTTTTCGATACGATATTTGCGCTGTTCCGCATCGGGGCAATTCCTGTCTTCGCCCTGCCCGTCCACCGCCGGAGCGAAATCGTATATCTATGCGGATTCAGCGAAGCTGCCGCTTATATTATACCGGATCAGGATTCGGGATATGATTACCGGGACTTGGCAGCTCAAGTTCAGATATCGGTTCCTTCGCTGCGAAATGTCATCGTTGCAGGCGACCCGGGCTCGGGGTCATTTCTATCCCTGGATGATCTGTATCTCAATGATTTGGGCAGTCCTTCAAGCGAATTAGACGAGGAAGGCCCCGATCCCGGCGATGTTGCGTTCCTGCAGCTGTCTGGCGGGACGACCGGACTGCCGAAGCTCATTCCGCGCACGCATGACGACTATATTTACAGCTTGCGCATGAGCGCCGAAATCTGCTCGCTGGATAAGGATAGCGTTTATTTGGCGGTACTGCCCGCTGCCCATAACTTTCCGCTTAGCTCGCCGGGCGTACTGGGGACGCTGTATGCGGGAGGGAGAGTTGTCCTTGCCCGGTCCGCGAGTCCGGAGGTGGCGTTTCCGCTGATCGCCTCCGAGGCCGTAACAATAACGGCGGTCGTCCCGCCTCTGGCCTTAATCTGGCTAGAGGCCGCACAATCCCGCTCGGATGATCTATCCCACCTACAGGTGCTGCAGGTGGGTGGGGCCAAGTTCAGTGCAGAGGCAGCCAAGCGGGTAAAAATGGTGCTGGGATGTACGCTGCAGCAAGTATACGGGATGGCGGAAGGCTTGGTGAACTATACCAGGCTGGATGACCCGGAAGAGATAACGGTGCATACGCAGGGGCGTCCGATGTCCCCGTATGATGAAGTGCGGCTGGTCGATGAGGATGACGTGGAGGTGGCTCCCGGTGAAGTGGGGGAACTGCTGACACGGGGACCCTATACGATTCGCGGCTACTATAAAGCGGACAAGTTTAACGAAAAGGCTTTTACCACAGACGGCTTCTATCGAACGGGGGATCTGGCGAGTATGACGCCCTCAGGATACCTGGTGATCGAAGGCCGTTCCAAGGATCAGATTAACCGCGGGGGTGACAAAATCGCGGCCGAGGAGGTCGAGAATCATCTGCTTGCCCATCCGAGCGTGCACGATGCAGCCGTGGTCGCCATGCCGGACGAGTATCTGGGCGAGCGGACATGTGCATTCGTTATCGTCCATGATGCTGCGGTTAGCGGCAATGAACTGAAGGCTTTTCTCAGAAATAGGGGGCTCGCTGCATACAAAATCCCGGATCGGGTGGAGTTTATGGATTCCTTCCCGCACACGGGTGTCGGTAAAGTAAGCAAAAAGAGTCTGCGCGAACTAGCGATACAAACATCATGA